TAATTCTACAAGAGAGAATTCTTCAAACAGGAATAGTAATTACGATAGTAATGGGAATTGTTGCTTTTGTAATATCAAAATCCCTTTCAAGACCACTAATTAAATTGAAAAATGCTGCCAATAAAATTTCAAGTGGAGACTTTGATGTAAGAACCAAAATTGAGACAGGAGATGAAATTGGGGAGTTATCTCATGCATTTAATTCAATGGCACAAAAGCTACAAGAGTCATTAATTGAAATTAAACAGAAAGAAGAAGTCATCAAACAGCTTGAGGGCAACATGTTGTTGAAATTTTCTCAGCATGAACAAAATGATTGTGTTGGAGTGATTGACATGTCAGATTCAACTAGAATATCATCTAAATTATCTGATCAGGATGTCACCAAATTGTATGAAATATTTCTAAACTTTATGGCAAAAATTATTCAGGAATACAATGGTCAAGTAGTAAAAAATATTGGAGATGCTCTAATGTTTAGATTTGCAAATGTCGATATCAAAGATGAAAAAGTATTGAAAAACATCTTAGAATGTTCCTTATCTATGATAGAGTCTCATGGTAAATTACAAGAGCAACTCAAAGCAGAGAATATGCCTCAATTAGATTACAAGATCAGTTTAACATTTGGTTCTGTTAAAGTAGCTGAGAGTACTACTTCTAATATTAGTGATATTTTTGGTCCAACAGTAAATCGATGTTTTAAGATTAATTCACTTTGTCCGAAAAATAGCTTGGTAATTGGTGAGAATATGTATAAAATTTCAAAGAAGTTTGATGAATATGATTTTATTGAATTATGTGTCATTGAACTAAAGCAGAAATATGATTACAATGTTTTTGAAGTTAAAAGAAAAGGATTAGATGGGTTTGGAAAGAAATAATCCTAATTAATAGAATTTCCTTTTGTGATTTAGAAAAATGTGAATTAGTTAATTTTTTGAAAAACTAAATTTTGATTTCCAACTACTTTGTTTTTTAGATGGTTTTTTTGAGAGATTATCTAGCATATCATAAGTAATTGTAAATCCATGTCCTACTAATGTATCATCTTTTCCATAATTTTCCTTATTGAGCACAAACTCATCAGCTAAATCTCTAATTTTTTTGGTTTTTAGATCAAACAATCTAATTTTTTTGCCATTTTCAAGTTTGATTATTGCATCACCACTTAATCCTTGAATTGAAAAGTTTTCAAAAAATCGAATTAAACCACCTTGTTTCAATTCAATTATAGAATCATATGTGAATTTTCCCCCATAGATCAAAATTTCACGCGCAGAGATTTTTACATCATCTTCTACATTAAGAACAATAACAGAATCGGCCTCAACAGATACTGTATTTACAAGATTTTCAGCAATAACTTTTCCTTTAGGAGCTGAAATGTGTGTTCTATGCTCTTGAATTTGAAATATCCCAACTTTTCCGTCCGGATCTTCTACTCTGAACTTTCTACCAAAAATATTTCCAACTATAATGTTTCCATTATCTACAATAATTGTAGCACCATTATCAATTCTGTATTTATTTTCTATAGGATCAATAAATTTGAAATCTCCTGAAGTGAGATGAATGTTTGTTTTAAATTCCTGCGTCCATGATGGACTTGTAATACTTCCTTGCATGATTACTGAACCATTGTAAGTTAGATTTCCAGCCATGAAATTTCCTTTAATTGATAATGCACCATTTGCTTTTCGTTCAAGTTCAATTTCTCCAAGAGTTTTTGATCCAAACAGTCTTGTTCCAGTAGTATTTGATCTGTTCAAAGCTGCGGCCCATTCTTCAGCAGTTTTCATTTCTTTTGATAATTCTTGACCTAAGATCTGATTTTTTCTTCTAATATCAGCTTCAGAATCACCAGAATACACTCTTGAATTTTTTATTTTTTCAATATCTGTATCAGGATATTTTTTACCAATTTTGAGATCTTCATATGCTTGTTTAATTTTGATAAATTGATCGTTTTCTCCTCCACGATCTGAATGATATTGAAGAGCTAATCGTCTAAAGGCATCTCTAATTTCCTTCTCTGTAGAGCCTTCCACTATTCCTAAAATATCATAATTACTTTCCACCATATTTTACACCATCAAAATTAAATTTTCATATTCCTTATACTTGTAGGTTATTACATACAGAATATCAAGGATCTGAAAAAATGAAAAAAGTTTGAAATGAACTATTTTACTACTAATACAGGAATCTTTGTTTTGTGCATGACATAATTTGAGGTACTTCCAAGGAATGTTTCCTTAGCTCCACCTACGCCTCTTGCGCCAATAACTATCATGTCAAATTTTCCGTTTTGTGCAAATTTGACAATTTCAGATCCGGTATGACCACCGCCAGTTTTGTATTTGAACGTGGCACCAGCCTTTTGAGCTCTATTCATTGCAGGACCAATTGCTTTGACAGCTTTTTTCTGTGCTTCATCTTTCATTTTTTGTGTATATTTTATTCCTGCTGTTATTGGTAAATGAAATACATAGAATCCAGTGATTTCAGCATTACCACCTTTTGCAATTTCAATTGCTCTATCTAATCCTCTAATTGAGTTTGCAGAACCATCAAGAGGTACCAGAATTTTATTGAATTTAGCCATGTTTCAAATTCAGAACCTTCCAATATAAAAAGAGTCATTATTTTCAATGTTGAAATTGTAAAATATAATCAAAATTGAAAATTATACTTTAGTTTTTATACAAAAAACCTATCAAAAAAAGAATTGTCAATATCACAAATAGCAAACAAACCGATTTCAATTCTAAAAAATTCAACAATTTCAGATGCAATTAGAATGCTATTGAATACAAAAATTAGCAGGTTAATTGTTATTGATGATGGAAAACATGTTGGAATAATCACAGAGAAAGACATAGGATTGTTTTTATTTTCAGAAACTTCAATGCAGGGACTTGATGACATACCTATTACTAAAATTATGAAACCAATAGAGTTTGTAGATCAGGAATTAAATCACAAAGATTCAGCGAAAATTATGGTTGAAAAAGGAATTAGCTCATTAGCAGTTGGAGAAAATGGGGAGGTTAGAGGAATTATTACAAAAAGCGATTTAATATCATTTGTTGCTCAAAACTTTTCAGGTAAAAAGAAAGTTGTAGACTTTATGACTCATGATTATGAATTTACTCATACTGCTGCTCCGTTGTATAAAGTTGTAAGGAAAATGTTAGAAAAAAAGATCTCAAGAATTATTGTGAAAAATCAAAATGAAGAAGCAGTTGGAATTATATCGTTTAGAGATTTATTTAGAATTTCAATAGAACTTGGTAGTGAAGAGGATTATTCTGGATTTAATCTTTCACAGAACATTAGACGGGGATTTCTATCTGAAGAGGGATTTGGAAATATTTCTTTGGCAAGAGATGTAATGACTAAAGGATTAATCACTGTAAAATTTAATGAAGATTTAGGCGTAGCATGTGAAATTCTCTTGGAAAATAATGTTAGTGGTTTAGTTGTTCTTGATGGCAATGATAGTATTTCAGGAATTTTTAGTAAGACTGATGTAACAAGAGCTCTTGCATCAATATGAAATGGTATTTCGATGATTTTGTTTATGGCTCAATTGATGGTGCTGTAACAACTTTTGCTATAGTTGCAGGAGTAGTTGGAGCATCATTATCTCCAGGAATTATTTTAATTTTAGGATTTGCAAATTTATTTGCAGATGGATTTTCAATGGCCACTGCAAATTATCAAGCATCAAAGGCAAGAAATGAATTTGTTCAAATGAAGAGGAGACAAGAAGAATGGGAGATTGATAATCTAGCAGAACAAGAAAGAAACGAGATAAGAGAGATTTATAGAGAAAAGGGATTCAAAGATGAATTATTAGAAGATGTTGTACGAATTATCACATCTAGAAGAAAAGTTTGGATAGATACCATGATGAAAGAAGAGTTAGGGCTAATCGAGGATGAAAGGAATCCATTTGATAGTTCTGTTAGTACTTTTGTTGGTTTTAATATCATTGGACTAATTCCATTAATTCCATTCATGATCTTTATGATGATTGGAATTGATCCAAATTCAGAAGCTTTTACTTATTCTACAGTATCGGTTCTCGCTGCATTTTTTCTAGTAGGAATGATTAAAGGAAAAATTGTTAAAAAATCAATGATGCGTTCAGGAATTATAACATTAATCATTGGCGGTATTGCAGCAAGTGTTGCATATATGGTAGGACATGGATTAAATTTTCTGGTTTCTTAGGTTAGCGATAAATGTCTGAATTAAAGCGGCACATGGGACTCTTTCATCTTACCATGTATGGTGTGGGTTTGATTCTGGGTGCAGGCATCTATGTCTTAATTGGAGAAGCTGTAGGTATTGCAGGAGATTCTGTATGGATTGCATTTGCATTAGGATCAATAGTTGCATTGTTTGCAGGATTAAGTTATGCTGAATTATCATCAGTATTTCCAAAAGCTGCTGCAGAATATGTTTTCATTAAAAATGCATTTAAAAATAATTTTTTTGCATTTATAATAGGATGGTTAACTGCAATCACATCAATAATTACTGCTGCAACAGTGGCATTAGGGTTTGGTGGGTATTTTGCTGAATTTGTAGATATTCCGATTATTACTTCTGCTATGGGTTTGTTAATTATTCTTTCAATTGTAAATTTTGTAGGAATTAGAGAGTCATCGTGGACTAATACTATTTTTACGATAATTGAAGCTTCAGGATTAATACTGATAATTATTATTGGCTTTACATTTAGTAGTCCAGAACCTGTAAATTATCTTGAAAGTCCATCTGGATTTACTGGAATTGCTATTGCGTTTGTCTTGATATTTTTTGCATTTATTGGATTTGAAGATATGGCAAATATTGCTGAAGAAGTGAGAAAACCTAGAAAAACAATTCCTAGAGCAATAATTTTATCAGTTTTAATATCTGGGATAATATACATTCTAGTTTCATTAGCTGTAGTACGAGTTGTAAATTGGGAAGAACTTGCAACTTCAGCTGCTCCAATAGCACTAGTAGCTGAAAGGGGATTAGGTTCAGAAGCACATATTTTACTTTCATCAATTGCTCTTTTTGCCATAACAAATACTGTTTTGATTACACTTGTTGCAGGCTCTAGAATGTTTTATGGAATGGCAAGAGAAAAAGTATTTCCATCAATATTAGGAAAAATTCATTTTAAAACAAAAACTCCTTGGATTGCAGTTTTTATGATTCTGATAATTTCATTGGCTTTTACATTAATTGGGGATATTGTAATTGTTGCAAACATTACAGTTTTTGCAATTGTGATAACTTTTGCTGCAGTAAATTTGGCAGTTATTGTTTTACGTTATACAGAACCTGATATGGAACGAAAATTCAGAATTCCTATAAATATTGGTAAATTCCCAATTCTTCCGCTATTTGGATTAGGGATTTCAATCTATATGGGATTTCAATTTGAAATAGAGGTTGTGCTTGTAGGATTGGTAATTATTGGAATTGGTGCAGTTTTCTACAAGATTTCTAAAAATTCCACAACTAAATCCAGTAATATATCTCAAATTTGATTTTTAAAATTAGTTTTAATAAT
This genomic window from Nitrosopumilus ureiphilus contains:
- a CDS encoding VIT1/CCC1 transporter family protein, with the protein product MKWYFDDFVYGSIDGAVTTFAIVAGVVGASLSPGIILILGFANLFADGFSMATANYQASKARNEFVQMKRRQEEWEIDNLAEQERNEIREIYREKGFKDELLEDVVRIITSRRKVWIDTMMKEELGLIEDERNPFDSSVSTFVGFNIIGLIPLIPFMIFMMIGIDPNSEAFTYSTVSVLAAFFLVGMIKGKIVKKSMMRSGIITLIIGGIAASVAYMVGHGLNFLVS
- a CDS encoding CBS domain-containing protein, translated to MSISQIANKPISILKNSTISDAIRMLLNTKISRLIVIDDGKHVGIITEKDIGLFLFSETSMQGLDDIPITKIMKPIEFVDQELNHKDSAKIMVEKGISSLAVGENGEVRGIITKSDLISFVAQNFSGKKKVVDFMTHDYEFTHTAAPLYKVVRKMLEKKISRIIVKNQNEEAVGIISFRDLFRISIELGSEEDYSGFNLSQNIRRGFLSEEGFGNISLARDVMTKGLITVKFNEDLGVACEILLENNVSGLVVLDGNDSISGIFSKTDVTRALASI
- a CDS encoding J domain-containing protein, with amino-acid sequence MVESNYDILGIVEGSTEKEIRDAFRRLALQYHSDRGGENDQFIKIKQAYEDLKIGKKYPDTDIEKIKNSRVYSGDSEADIRRKNQILGQELSKEMKTAEEWAAALNRSNTTGTRLFGSKTLGEIELERKANGALSIKGNFMAGNLTYNGSVIMQGSITSPSWTQEFKTNIHLTSGDFKFIDPIENKYRIDNGATIIVDNGNIIVGNIFGRKFRVEDPDGKVGIFQIQEHRTHISAPKGKVIAENLVNTVSVEADSVIVLNVEDDVKISAREILIYGGKFTYDSIIELKQGGLIRFFENFSIQGLSGDAIIKLENGKKIRLFDLKTKKIRDLADEFVLNKENYGKDDTLVGHGFTITYDMLDNLSKKPSKKQSSWKSKFSFSKN
- a CDS encoding APC family permease, whose product is MSELKRHMGLFHLTMYGVGLILGAGIYVLIGEAVGIAGDSVWIAFALGSIVALFAGLSYAELSSVFPKAAAEYVFIKNAFKNNFFAFIIGWLTAITSIITAATVALGFGGYFAEFVDIPIITSAMGLLIILSIVNFVGIRESSWTNTIFTIIEASGLILIIIIGFTFSSPEPVNYLESPSGFTGIAIAFVLIFFAFIGFEDMANIAEEVRKPRKTIPRAIILSVLISGIIYILVSLAVVRVVNWEELATSAAPIALVAERGLGSEAHILLSSIALFAITNTVLITLVAGSRMFYGMAREKVFPSILGKIHFKTKTPWIAVFMILIISLAFTLIGDIVIVANITVFAIVITFAAVNLAVIVLRYTEPDMERKFRIPINIGKFPILPLFGLGISIYMGFQFEIEVVLVGLVIIGIGAVFYKISKNSTTKSSNISQI
- a CDS encoding HAMP domain-containing protein: MSISFNLGKKLILLVLIVSVVTLSITGFLSFNYADQILKQRAADQLLGESTVRGDTLRLLFESRIEQNNILASDPMIQLLISEMNQSSENEFQELKENNRRDFLIQVQAFQELIGFSIGFEDVKIIGANGKVFFSLGGKIDEDFTENPFFKRGLIESFTEFEPVESGKKMVVVSPVFADDSKKGDEPIGVIISRMRTASIDNVLINRSGLGETGEVYIVSDQFLMLSESRFFEDAVFSQKVDTLGVQKCFNEGEEYVGFYKDYRGIPILGSSYCADDLGIVLLVEIDESEVEKPIIILQERILQTGIVITIVMGIVAFVISKSLSRPLIKLKNAANKISSGDFDVRTKIETGDEIGELSHAFNSMAQKLQESLIEIKQKEEVIKQLEGNMLLKFSQHEQNDCVGVIDMSDSTRISSKLSDQDVTKLYEIFLNFMAKIIQEYNGQVVKNIGDALMFRFANVDIKDEKVLKNILECSLSMIESHGKLQEQLKAENMPQLDYKISLTFGSVKVAESTTSNISDIFGPTVNRCFKINSLCPKNSLVIGENMYKISKKFDEYDFIELCVIELKQKYDYNVFEVKRKGLDGFGKK
- a CDS encoding universal stress protein, producing MAKFNKILVPLDGSANSIRGLDRAIEIAKGGNAEITGFYVFHLPITAGIKYTQKMKDEAQKKAVKAIGPAMNRAQKAGATFKYKTGGGHTGSEIVKFAQNGKFDMIVIGARGVGGAKETFLGSTSNYVMHKTKIPVLVVK